Proteins from one Bacillus alveayuensis genomic window:
- a CDS encoding Amt family ammonium transporter (product_source=KO:K03320; cath_funfam=1.10.287.950,1.10.3430.10; cog=COG0004,COG0840; ko=KO:K03320; pfam=PF00015,PF00909; smart=SM00283,SM00304; superfamily=111352,58104; tigrfam=TIGR00836; transmembrane_helix_parts=Outside_1_10,TMhelix_11_33,Inside_34_53,TMhelix_54_76,Outside_77_95,TMhelix_96_118,Inside_119_124,TMhelix_125_147,Outside_148_161,TMhelix_162_184,Inside_185_203,TMhelix_204_226,Outside_227_240,TMhelix_241_263,Inside_264_275,TMhelix_276_307,Outside_308_321,TMhelix_322_344,Inside_345_356,TMhelix_357_379,Outside_380_776): MGELTNFQLNLNFVWTVMAAALVFLMQAGFTMLESGLVRAKNSINVAMKNLVDILIVSIVFVLVGFPMMFGETMNGLLGTGGYFLQGFMSDANAWTWAFLFFQLAFAGTATTIVSGAIAERTTFSSYLVISFAISLFIYPLFGHWAWGNLYITDQDGWLSKMGFIDFAGSTVVHSLGAWVALAGVITIGPRIGKYNEDGTVNKIHSSSITMATLGVFLLWFGWFGFNAGSTTSGDESIAVIALNTQLAAAAAGIAAMFLSWFLNQKPLVEDILNGVLAGLVTITAGCNTVSPLSAMIMGFIGGVIVVVSMRFIDQKLKLDDAVGAISVHGVCGAWGTIAVALFAKEEMLDAGGRLKQLGVQALGVGTAFAWAFLIGLLIFKIMKMSMRVRVTPQEEIEGLNVSEHGATIAMVDTISSMKEIAASRGDLTRVLPVYIGDDTAQLNSAFNEMVSSLNQLMVAVKEDVKTVRNSSAQMLEHVHSIESHMHLQLENTYSTNVSIQNIRDGIDVDNQYNQRVLKTIGESVDSFHIHTQEMDSIKQLSQHVSDWIKQVQGEMNETMHSMDAIKSHIHNLNIFTDEVGDAINLIESVSKQINLLSLNAQIEATRAGESGKGFAVVANEINKLSEQTKSSVKKIRDSIETNLFGLKQGVIQIDQVYVSMDKVFHTMTNEMENIRQILEKIDNVHKETQQFLTTFERIYENSSELEASRQEKMAQLEEISAMSESIAEASKKTFHDLQHITQKTRTLSIITKELEEKVGQFKTSAKHAQSVPVHS; this comes from the coding sequence ATGGGAGAATTGACAAATTTTCAATTGAATTTGAACTTTGTCTGGACAGTGATGGCCGCTGCTTTAGTATTTTTGATGCAGGCTGGATTTACCATGTTGGAATCCGGTCTTGTCCGTGCTAAAAATTCGATCAATGTTGCTATGAAAAATTTAGTCGACATTCTAATTGTTTCAATTGTGTTCGTTTTGGTTGGATTCCCGATGATGTTTGGTGAAACTATGAATGGATTGTTGGGAACGGGAGGTTATTTTTTGCAAGGTTTTATGTCTGATGCAAATGCGTGGACATGGGCATTCTTATTTTTCCAATTAGCGTTTGCGGGTACGGCTACAACTATTGTTTCAGGAGCTATCGCAGAACGCACAACCTTTTCTTCCTATTTAGTCATTTCTTTTGCCATATCTTTATTTATATACCCTCTTTTTGGACATTGGGCATGGGGGAATTTATATATCACCGATCAAGATGGCTGGCTAAGTAAAATGGGATTTATTGATTTTGCAGGTTCAACGGTCGTTCATTCTTTAGGGGCTTGGGTTGCCTTAGCCGGGGTCATCACAATCGGTCCACGGATTGGAAAATATAATGAAGATGGTACAGTGAATAAAATCCATAGCAGTAGTATAACGATGGCTACTTTAGGTGTTTTTTTATTATGGTTTGGATGGTTTGGATTTAATGCAGGTTCAACCACTTCAGGTGATGAAAGCATTGCCGTAATAGCGCTCAATACCCAATTGGCAGCAGCTGCAGCAGGCATAGCAGCCATGTTTCTAAGTTGGTTTTTAAATCAAAAACCGCTCGTAGAAGATATATTAAATGGCGTTTTGGCAGGATTAGTGACAATTACAGCAGGATGTAATACAGTGTCTCCATTAAGCGCTATGATTATGGGTTTTATTGGAGGAGTGATTGTTGTCGTATCGATGCGTTTCATCGATCAAAAATTGAAATTGGATGATGCTGTTGGTGCCATTTCGGTTCACGGCGTGTGCGGCGCTTGGGGAACAATAGCGGTCGCTCTTTTTGCGAAAGAAGAGATGCTGGACGCTGGAGGACGGCTTAAACAATTAGGTGTGCAAGCATTAGGAGTAGGAACGGCTTTTGCATGGGCTTTTTTGATTGGTTTATTGATTTTTAAGATTATGAAAATGTCGATGAGAGTTCGGGTCACACCACAAGAAGAAATAGAAGGATTAAATGTTTCCGAGCACGGCGCTACAATCGCAATGGTTGATACGATTTCTTCAATGAAAGAAATTGCCGCATCCCGCGGTGATCTAACGAGAGTACTTCCCGTTTACATTGGTGATGATACGGCACAATTAAATTCTGCATTTAATGAGATGGTGAGTTCTCTGAATCAACTCATGGTCGCGGTTAAGGAAGATGTTAAAACCGTTAGAAATTCGAGTGCCCAAATGTTAGAGCATGTACATTCGATCGAAAGCCATATGCATCTTCAACTAGAAAATACCTACTCTACCAATGTAAGTATTCAAAATATTCGTGATGGAATTGATGTCGATAATCAATATAATCAAAGAGTCTTAAAAACAATAGGAGAAAGTGTCGATTCTTTTCACATTCATACACAGGAAATGGATAGCATTAAGCAGTTAAGTCAACATGTATCAGACTGGATCAAACAAGTGCAAGGCGAAATGAATGAAACGATGCACTCAATGGATGCAATTAAATCACATATTCACAATTTAAATATTTTTACCGATGAAGTTGGAGATGCTATCAATTTAATTGAAAGTGTATCCAAACAAATTAATTTGCTTTCTCTCAATGCTCAAATTGAAGCTACACGAGCTGGAGAATCCGGGAAAGGTTTCGCTGTAGTGGCAAATGAGATTAACAAATTATCGGAGCAAACGAAATCTTCAGTAAAGAAAATAAGAGATTCAATTGAGACGAATCTTTTCGGTTTGAAACAAGGAGTTATACAAATTGATCAAGTTTATGTTAGCATGGATAAAGTATTCCATACCATGACAAATGAAATGGAAAATATCAGACAAATTTTAGAGAAAATCGATAACGTTCATAAAGAAACACAACAATTTTTGACAACTTTCGAGAGAATTTATGAAAATTCATCCGAATTAGAAGCTTCGAGACAGGAAAAAATGGCACAGTTAGAGGAAATTTCAGCTATGTCGGAAAGCATTGCCGAAGCGTCGAAAAAAACATTCCATGATCTCCAACACATCACTCAGAAGACAAGAACCTTATCTATCATCACGAA
- a CDS encoding heme-degrading monooxygenase HmoA (product_source=COG2329; cog=COG2329; pfam=PF03992; superfamily=54909) → MNFYITYGTVDYLNKLQKQFPQECMLFLQNEHTAVLMHETMGESVFQQPKKYEVIDKSGSIVSKKGFAVLNHIPVTDEGRPLFEYSFKERARLIENQGGFVAIRVLKPLQSDTYIILTLWEDEKSFTNWKTSQSFAKAHQKNKHLGTDSAKKNIFPSPSYVKTYYVVTEEDET, encoded by the coding sequence ATGAATTTTTATATTACTTATGGAACTGTTGATTATTTAAACAAATTGCAAAAGCAATTTCCACAAGAATGCATGCTATTTTTGCAAAATGAACATACCGCAGTGCTTATGCATGAGACGATGGGCGAATCTGTTTTTCAACAGCCTAAAAAATATGAAGTGATTGACAAATCTGGCTCCATTGTCAGCAAAAAAGGTTTTGCTGTTTTAAATCATATTCCAGTCACGGATGAAGGAAGGCCGCTATTTGAATACTCCTTCAAAGAACGAGCCCGCCTCATTGAAAACCAAGGCGGTTTTGTTGCGATCCGAGTTCTCAAGCCTTTACAAAGTGATACGTATATTATTTTGACATTATGGGAAGACGAAAAAAGCTTTACAAACTGGAAAACATCACAATCCTTTGCGAAAGCACATCAAAAGAACAAGCACCTCGGAACAGATTCCGCAAAAAAGAACATTTTCCCAAGCCCTTCGTATGTAAAGACATACTATGTTGTCACAGAAGAAGATGAAACATAA